In Caldalkalibacillus thermarum, the genomic window CCGGCTCCAGCACCTGAGAGAGCGGCAGGCGGCCGAAACGCTCAGAAAGTGCGGCCCAGGCTGCCGGTGCCCCGGGCACGGTGACCGGAATCCAGCCGTGGGTGGGAATCTCCTTGTAACCCGCCTTTTTCAATTTATCAATGGAAATGCCTTGTGGTGCCGGACCGCTGGCATTTAAACCGTGCAGCTTCCCGTTTGTCCACACCAGCGCAAACGCATCTCCGCCAATCCCGTTAGAGGTAGGTTCCACTACCGTCAGGCTGGCTGCTGTGGCAATGGCGGCATCAATGGCATTGCCTCCTTTTTGCAAAATCTCCAGTCCTGCCTGTGCAGCAAGGGGCTGTGAAGTGGCGACCATCCCCCGCTTAGCGTATACTGTCATCCTCCGCGAGGGATAGGGATAATAAAACGGATCGTAACCGGTCATAAGTCTTCCTCCATCATTTGAGATGCTTGATTGCACCTTTTTTATCATAAATTATCCGAAAGCCCCCCACTTGTCAACGAAGTGTAAGTGGGGGATGAAGCGGGTGCAAACATATGTTTCTCTTGTGGCACAGATATGGTATATTAAACCCAGAAGAAACCCAGGAGGGGGAAGCCATGCAGAAAGCCTATCGCTTTCACCTGTATCCTAACCCAAAACAACAGACCCTGATCCATAAGACGTTTGGCTGTTTCCGTTTTGTGTTTAATCACTTCCTTGCCAGACGGAAAGAAGTCTACGAGACGGAAAAGAAAACACTTGGCTATCATGCCTGTTCAGCGTTGCTCACTCAACTCAAGCAAGAACGGGAGTGGCTGAAAGAACCGGATGCCACAGCCTTGCAAACAGCGTTGTGCCACTTGGATGAGCATTCAAAAGGTTCTTCCGGGAGAAAAAAGGCTATCCCCGGTTTAAAGTCAAGTTGGCCAAGTCCCGTGAAGTGGAGGGGCGCATCCTTTCCGCCACCGTTCGCCAAAATCCATCGGGCAAATACTTTGTGTCGGTGCTGGCGGAAACAGAGATTCAACCGTTGCCTGACTGTGACAGCAAGATAGGCGTTGATCTCGGTGTCAAAGCTTTTGCCACCCTTTCCACAGGAGAAGTCATTGCCAATCCCAAGTATTTGAAAAAGTATGAGGCTAAACTCATTCGCTGGCAACGGAGACTCTCCCGCCCAAGACAGGCGGTTCCAACTGGCACAAAGCCCGTCTGCATGAAAAGGTGGCCAATTGTCGCAAGGATTTTCTGCACAAACTGTCCACAAGGCTTATTCACGAAAACCAAGTGATCTGCCTTGAGGACTTATCTGTGCAGAACATGCAGAAGAATCATCGTTTAGCCAAAAGCATCGCTTATGTGTCGTGGTCAACGTTTGGCACCATGCTGGCATACAAGGCCAAGTGGTACGGACGAACCGTGGTACGGGTGGACAAAACCTTTCCATCAAGCCAACTTTGTTCCAAATGCGGATACTGCAATAAAGAAGTTAAAAACCTTGGCCTAAGGGAATGGACGTGTCCATCGTGTGGTACACATTTTTTAAACCTCTTATCAGGATGCTTAAGGATTAGTTGTGAATGCTAAATTAGAATTAACAAAAATCGCTGGATAACAGTGAACCTGAATCCGTGAGGATTCATCTATTAATCCCTCACCTGCTTTGGTACAATGGGAATAAGTATAATCAGATTCTCCCACCTGGCAGGTGAAAAGGATGCGGTTTATTATTAAAGCCTCTCATGAACGATTAACAGCCCATAGTGGATTGGGATTAATTGGATTGCTCTTGGAAAAAACAGACTTACGCCCCAAGTTGAACCAACTCAAGATCCCAGGATTGAAGTATCCCTTACTGTCCCACAGTGACATTGTTTATGCCATGATCGGATTGCTGGCTCAGGGTAAAAGCGATTTTGAACATATCGAAGCCTTTCGTGAGGATGACTTCTTCCAATATGCCCTTCAGCTCAAAAGTGTACCGTCTCGAGCCCGGCTCCGCCAGCGTCTGGATGGGCTGGCCCAGATCAGAAAGTGGCGGAATATCCTGCTGGATGAAATGGTCCGGCTTCCCAGAAAGGTAGGTCTTGAGCCCAGTGCGATTAAACTCAACAGTGGCACCTGCTATGTGCCGATCGACGTGGATGTCTCTCCTTTTGATAACACCGATACCCACAAAGAAGGCGTGAGCCGGACCTACAAAGGCTGTGATGGCCATTGCTCAGGATCAGGGAAAAGCCACGGTGATCCGGGAGGGGTGCACACGCTATACGGGTAAAATCCGTGTGACCGATCCGGGATTGCACCAACCGGTCTATCAGGTGTTTGATGTGCGGGAAACGACGATCGCCAAAGATGGCCAGATTCTTTTAATCCCAGAGATCACGGTGGATGTTTATTGGACGGATCTGGATGAGGACGTGGTCGATATCATTGACCTCTACCATGATCATGCCACCTGCGAGCAGTTTCATAGTGAACTCAAGACCGATCTGGATTTGGAACGCTTACCGTCCGGTAAGTTTGCCACCAATGATCTGGTCTTATGTCTGGGGCTGTTTACCTATACCCTGCTGCGGATCATCAGTCAGGAGAGTTTGCGGGTGAATGACAGCCCCCTGCGCAAAAAAGTGCAGCGGCGCCGGATCCGGACGGTGATCCAGACGTTGATCACCCTGGCAGCAAAAATGGTGACACATGCCCGCCGGCAATATCTGTATATTGGATCACGGGCTTGGTTAACACCGTTTAAACGGCTCTATCAGGCTTTTGCCTAAACCTCGCCCAGACATTTGACCTGTCACTCAAACGCCCTGTGACCAGGGTGTCTTTGGCATGCCATCGAAATCTGCTGGGCGGGGGATGGGCTGGAATATATAGGTATTTAAGGTGATAATCAAATATTTTGTGATCATTTTAATGTCTATAAGTCATCATGTGGCAAACATTTAAACCAATCCCGCCCATATGTCACGGATTCAGGATTTGATTAAAAGACACTAGAAAGACACTAGAGTTGCACAAAACCTTATATCATATTGTTGATACTATTCTGAACAAAAGATTTAAGCTCGAAGAGCTAAAAAGTGAATAACCAACTAAAAGTGGTACTGTCCATTTGGTAAAAATATACATTTTACACTCATACGGCTGAAGGTGTACCCCTGGCTAGTTTCTTTGAACGAAACTGAATACGTTGAAACCACTTTTCATAGGGTTTCCAAAGCAAGGCTTTTAACCATCGGCTAAGTTGTAGCAAGGATTGTTTGGCGTTCGTTTGCAGTTGAATAAGAACCAGGAGAGCTCAATAGTGATAATACAGCACATTCTTTCAGCGTTTGTATCGAAGTGAATTCGCACCCTGTAGAAGGGCTGATCTGAATGCCCTCATATTTGTCATTAACTTGTCACAGGTCCTATCAAATCTTAATTTTTGTAAAAACATTTCTCCTAAGAAGGAGTCAACTATATTTTTTAGTGAGATCAAGCTAAAAAGCTCTCCAATCATAGCCTTTTATATTGAAATGTGTACTCTCTAGCTTCTTGTACCTATTTTTATTATTAGCTTTTACATGTAAATGAATAGTAGAACTAAGGGCACCTAGTGCTCCTGTAGCATGAAGTTTCCAAGTCCCTCTCCCAAAAGCATACCCTCCAGAAATATAACCATTATTTGTCCCTTGTGGTGAAACCCAAACACCAGGATTCCAGTTCTTATGACTTTGGCGAACATCAAGAACTCTAGTAGCACTACTTCCGTTGTGATTGAAGTCAATCATTGTGTAAAGTGTTGTTGTATTTATGTTGAATATATATAATTTTTCGGATGCTGTAACTGTTTTCTCATTGGAACTCAGCAAAGTAAGCTGGCCATCAACTGGATCTGTTAATGCTACTCCATAACTACTTTTGATAGGAATAATAATATCATCTACATTTAAATCGAATTCTCCTACTCCCTTTTCTGCCATTTCAATAGCCTCATTCAATACTTCGATATAAATATCTGGTTGCAAAACCTTAATAAAGGCTTCTTGTTGCTCTCTACTTAAACTTAAAAATTGATTTAATACCTCTCTAGCTTCTTGATTACTTTCACTCTCTAATTCTAAATACATAATATAACTATCAACAGATTTAATATACTTCAAGTCTTTGTGGAGTCCCACTCCCTCTTGACTGGCACTAACATTAGCCCCATCAAATGCGATGACGGAGAACACGATGCAAACGCTTAGAAAAACTAATAATATAGATCGCAAATATCTCATTTTTATACCTCCATGTACATAAGATTAAATTTAAGTCTTCCATTTTTGAAGGTTTTTCAAAAGATATTTATTGCTTTTCTTCGATACACCCCCCTTTTTTTAAAACAGCAAATCTTTTTGTTTCTTACCGGCCAAGTCCATTAGTGCATAAAATCTATAGGGCAAATCTATTGGGGAAATTATACAAGATAATTATCTAGTTGGCACTTACACCTACCCATGCATAGGAAAAACTTCTAACCATATTATAAACATCTATACATATTTTTCAATATTTTTTAAAAAATAGCAATAAATATTTTTAATGATAAAAATGGAGGATTGTATCGCAGGCAAATTTTCCCTATAATAACTCTAAAGACCGTGGAGTTGAAGATCAATTTATCACTCCCTATATAAGGGAACAAAAGCTTTTGTATTGGTGCATAAGCCTTTTTCTTAATAAAAAATTATTTAGCTAAGGAGTGAAAATACTACAGTGAAAAACAAAAAAACAGTAATTCCTATTCTTTTAGGCGTGGTTTCAATTGTTTCGCCTTACTTTGGAGTATTATCCAATCTATTTATTTTTGCCGGTATTGTGTCAGGAATCACGGGTTTTGTATATGGAAAACGGCTTTCGAATGGGGGTAGATCATTGATAGTAGCAAAAGTGTTGTGTACTATTGGAATTATTGTTTCTATACTAATGTTTCTTTATTTTAATGTCTCTAACTAGGGTTTGCTGAAAAACAAAAAATTGTTGATATGAAAGGGAAAAGACGTATTTTTGGAGAAATTAAGTGCAAGGGTTTTCAAAAAACACCACAAAAATCTTGCACTTGGAGGTATTGCTGTGTATCGCCATAACCAGGATCAGCTGATCATGCCGCATGAATTCTTCCTGCCTTTTGGTGGTCAACTGGACCCCAATAACCGTTGGGTATTACTCGCTCAAAGAATTCCATGGAACAAAGCGGAAGATCTGTATATCGGGCAGCTCAAATCAACAAGCGAAGGCCGTCAGGCCTTTTCTGTGCGCATGGCTTTGGGTGCGCTTATCATTAAAGAACGTTTAGGCACCAGCGATCGTGAAACAGTGGAACAGATCAAAGAAAACCCCTATTTGCAATACTTTATTGGTCTGACTGAATTCAAACAGGAAGAACCATTCCACCATACCATGATGACCCATTTTCGCAAAAGATTAGGGCCTGATATCATCAATCAAATCAACGAATGGCTTGTCACAGAAGAAGTGAATCAGCTGACACCAGACCGTGATGAGATAACGAATGATGAAGACGAACATCCATCTGATGATGACGAAAATCATACGGGCAGCCAACCCACAGCTGGGCAACCATCCAAACAGCAACCACATTCAACCCAAGCCCAGGACCTACCGCAAAAAAGCACGCCAAGCTTATCTTCAGGTGGCTAAACAACGCAAGGTCAGTAAGAAAAAACTGCGGAAGGCGATTAAAGCACAACTGCAATACATCCACCGTAATCTGAAACATTGAAGAGCTGGCCCAACAATCAGGCCTTCACTGGCAAAGCGAAAGCACCAGTTGAATTTGGGGCCAAGGTGGTTATCAGTGTCATCGAGGGATACACCCTGATTGAACACATCAGCTGGGACAACTTCCATGAAGGCAACACATTCCAAGCCTCTGTCGAGGCTTATCATACCCGCTTTGGTTGCTATCCAGAAGCTGTGATTGCTGATCAGCTATATCGGACACGTGAAAACCGTCGGTATTGCCAGGCACGGCACTGGTTACGCTCTCTTTTTGTCTTTTTTGCTATATGGTTTTACTTACGTCTTCAAGAAAAAAATAGTCTACCAAGAAACTTAAATTGAGCACGTTAAAACTTAAAAAATGAAACTTTTTCAGCAATCCCTAATTAACCCGTCATACCAATATTAATCGAAATTTCTTCTAGGTGCATAAAAATCATTCGAAAAACTGGAGCCATAACAACACCTCTAACTCATTCTGTGTAACGTTCTAGGTCGCTTAACCATGAATGCCATTCTTCTCGTTCTTTATTCGTCACTATTTTAGATGGTATATATTCCATATCTAGCTCATCAGCGTACATCAGTAGTAAACGAAAGCCCCATTCACGATCTTCCCCGCTCTTCCAATGAACTGGCCGCTGTACATAACATGCGTTCGAATTTAGGTTTTTCCTTTAACGCCAGCAACTCTTTTCTAGCATTTTGTAAGTTTGTCAATTTTCAGCACCCGACTTTCTTTATCATACATTACTTTTCCACTCCGGCGTAAATCGTCAAACATGCGTTTGGCCAACAAATTCAAGGTTTTAATTTCATCAGCATCCCTAGGGCGCGTTCGTTTCATGTTCCACCCTTGCTCTTTAGAACGAGCTCTGAACTGATGAACGGCATTATCGATGGTGACACGGTTCTGTTGAACTTTTTCCTTTATTTGTTTTAAAGTTAATCTTCTCATCATACTTCCGTCCTTCATTGTTTTCTATATTATACCAGAATTCGAACTACAGTTTAAGGTCATGGGAATCAGACATAACGTCTCAACATTGTTTTGAAAACACTTTTGTCATACCAAGGCCATATACTTCGCTGATTTTTACTAACGACAATCGAATGTTCTATGATTTTACCTGTATTCACTCCCCGTACCATTGAAGTACTCACGGCTTATCATGGACTGGTGAAGATCGTGTAAAGGTGCTTATGGTCGACGATACGCTCTATTCCTGTTCACGCAGTAAGGACGTTGATGCTTACCAAAGTGTATGACCATTCGATCGATGGCGAGGAAGCATCTTTTTTGTCAACTGCAGAACATTTGACCTTGCCTGGAGAACTGGTGCTGACGAATCACAATCGGGATGAGATTTCCACCATCATCCGGGCTACGCTGGTCCGACAGAATACTCACTAGTTTCCTTCTAAGCCAAAGCAGAAACCTATTCCCAATCCAAAAGCTTATTCTAACTGAGTTCACATCACTTCTAACGGACTTTTGCCTTCCTGCACAACTTTGATCATGAGTTCAGCCAGAGGGTAACCTTTGGACTTGTACAGCTGGGCAACCCGTTCCACATCATAGGGCACCCGCTGGATGGAAACCCGGTAACGTTGCCCGTCCGTTTCCACAAGGGCATAGGAGGCCTGGGGCAGGCCGTCAAAAGGCAAGCCGACACTGCCCGTGTTGATGACGCACTTTCCTTGCAGATAGCGGACATAGGGCAGATGAATATGACCGTAGACATAAACCTGAGCTTGTTCCTTCAGCAGAGTCTCTGCCACTTGTTGCGGGGATGCATCCGGCCAGACGACATCGAACAAACTGTGCGGTGTGGCATGGAAAGCATGAACCTTAAACGATTCATCCAAGGAAAAAGGCAACGCTTCCGGCAGGCCAGCCAGGTAATCCAGGTCTTGAACCGTGAGTTCCTGCTGGCACCATTCCCGCTCCTGGTTCATCAGCTCCACCAAATCATCTGGCACTTCCCCTTCTTGGACACCGCGTACCAGCCAAAGATCTGTATTGCCTTTAATCACCTTGGCATCCAGTTCTTGCACCAATTCCAATGCACGCTTCGGTTCTGGGCCACGGAAGCAGAGATCGCCAAGCACCACAATTTGATCAACATGCTGCTGTTTTAAGTCAGCCAGCACCGACTCCAAAGCCACAGCGTTGCCATGAATGTCTGACAGAAACGCAATTTTCACCATTGGGCCCTCCCTTAACAGACTAATAATAACAGACCAATATCGATCTACAGTGTCGATCTACTATGATATACGGTGTCGATCTACTTGATGTCCCGGTTATTGTATGCTGTTCCTATTATAGCACGGCTACACTACATCCGTTTAGGGCCGGCTGGCAAAAGAAATGGAAAGAATACGTATTCGATACATTAAAAATAATCTTGAAGGTCTTATTCTTTCCCTGTATCATGTGTGCCAGGTTACTCATGCATATAACAGGAGGTCATGCCCGTGAAAAAGATTAACCTCTTAACCCAAATTTTAATTGCTTTTATTGCTGCCATTCTATGCGGGGCACTCTTTGGCCCAAAGATTGAGGTAGTTAAACCCCTGGGAGAGCTGTTCCTGCGGCTGATTCAGTTTATTATTGTGCCCCTTGTCCTCGCCAGCCTCGTTGTGGGTGTGGCCAGCACAGGCGACCCGAAAAAACTGGGCCGGATGGGGGGCAAAACCATTGTATACTATCTGGCCACGACCCTGATTGCCATTACCATCGGCCTGGCCATCGCCTTGCTGCTCTCACCTGGAAGCGGGGTGGATATCCCCCACCAGACAGAAGCACCCGAACCAAGAGAAACAGAGGGATTTAGTGAACCTCACCACCTAAACCACGGGTTATAGGTGGAGCATCCATTGACTTAAATACGGTTTCCCCAAGCCTTATGCACCAATCTGGCACATTGCCTGATGGAAACTAATCAATGAAGCCAATGTCTGTTGTGTTCTTCTTGCCAGTGAAGGAACTTTGGCCTCCACAGACAACCACTCCCTTTCGGAAGTGGATTTCCTTAATTCTCTTAGAAAATATCTGGCCCCAATGTTATAGGTCGCATTAAGATCAGCATGATAGATTTTCCCTGATGAAAACTGGCACACATCCTTTTTGCCCTTTCGTTTCACGACACCTGTTCCATCAAAAGCCAGTTGGCTGGTATTTCTGGCATTAACCCGTGCGACCCGAATACCTTGACAATGGGCCATTTCCGTCACTTTTTGCTGAATCCCCTGCTTACGCCAGTAATGAAGCCTGAATCGCAACCGTTTGGCCCCATAAAACCCTTTGGGCATTTTCATGTGATCCAGATACTCAAAGACAATCACATCGG contains:
- a CDS encoding transposase, whose translation is MEKLSARVFKKHHKNLALGGIAVYRHNQDQLIMPHEFFLPFGGQLDPNNRWVLLAQRIPWNKAEDLYIGQLKSTSEGRQAFSVRMALGALIIKERLGTSDRETVEQIKENPYLQYFIGLTEFKQEEPFHHTMMTHFRKRLGPDIINQINEWLVTEEVNQLTPDRDEITNDEDEHPSDDDENHTGSQPTAGQPSKQQPHSTQAQDLPQKSTPSLSSGG
- a CDS encoding metallophosphoesterase family protein — protein: MVKIAFLSDIHGNAVALESVLADLKQQHVDQIVVLGDLCFRGPEPKRALELVQELDAKVIKGNTDLWLVRGVQEGEVPDDLVELMNQEREWCQQELTVQDLDYLAGLPEALPFSLDESFKVHAFHATPHSLFDVVWPDASPQQVAETLLKEQAQVYVYGHIHLPYVRYLQGKCVINTGSVGLPFDGLPQASYALVETDGQRYRVSIQRVPYDVERVAQLYKSKGYPLAELMIKVVQEGKSPLEVM
- a CDS encoding dicarboxylate/amino acid:cation symporter translates to MKKINLLTQILIAFIAAILCGALFGPKIEVVKPLGELFLRLIQFIIVPLVLASLVVGVASTGDPKKLGRMGGKTIVYYLATTLIAITIGLAIALLLSPGSGVDIPHQTEAPEPRETEGFSEPHHLNHGL
- a CDS encoding transposase, with product MAIAQDQGKATVIREGCTRYTGKIRVTDPGLHQPVYQVFDVRETTIAKDGQILLIPEITVDVYWTDLDEDVVDIIDLYHDHATCEQFHSELKTDLDLERLPSGKFATNDLVLCLGLFTYTLLRIISQESLRVNDSPLRKKVQRRRIRTVIQTLITLAAKMVTHARRQYLYIGSRAWLTPFKRLYQAFA